A window of the Nycticebus coucang isolate mNycCou1 chromosome 3, mNycCou1.pri, whole genome shotgun sequence genome harbors these coding sequences:
- the MRLN gene encoding myoregulin → MHFVLPRADPEKTEERCYLPLPGINSGNKSTLDMTGKNWILISTTTPKSLEDEIVGRLLKILFVIFVDLMSIMYVVITS, encoded by the exons ATGCACTTTGTCCTACCAAGGGCAGACCCAGAGAAAACTGAGGAGCGGTGTTACCTGCCACTACCTGGGATAAATTCAG ggAACAAGAGTACTCTGGATATGACTGGTAAAAACTGGATATTAATTTCCACCACTACTCCCAAAAGTCTGGAAGATGAAATTGTGGGAagacttctaaaaattttgtttgtGATCTTTGTTGACTTAATGTCTATTATGTATGTTGTTATAACTTCTTAG